CTCGACCTCGGTGAAGACGCGCACCGCCGCCTCGGCCAGTTCGCCGCGCCGCCCGGGCGCGAGCGCGCGGACCGCCGGCCAGTCGGCGGCGAACATCTGGTGCAGCGCGTACCACCCCTCCAGGGTGGCGGGGGAAAGCTGGGTGGGCATCGGCCTGGACCCTCGGCTCCGGGATCGTCGTCGGGACGCACGGTGGAATATCCATCGGCGGGGGAGGGGCGGCAACGGGGCGGCGTGGTGGAGGGCCTGGTGGAGGGCGGGTGGACCCGCGGCGGCAACGGCGCAAAGCCCGCCTGTGCCGGCTCCTTCGGCGCGGACGCGGGTTCGGCGCGGGGAGGCTGGCTTCGTAACGACCACGTGAGCCCGATACGCCGCGCCGACTCATGGGGGTTGCAGTTCTCCCTCTCCCGCCCGCTCCTGCGGGCGGGAGAGGGGCGGGGAGGGGCGTCCCCGACGGCCTCCCCCACCCATGCCGGCCGAGCAGGAGGAACCGGTCTCACCTTGCGGCAGAGATTGCCGTTTCCCGGGCCGCGGGGAGAGGAAGTCCACGGACGCGTGGAAAGGCTGCGGCGGCCGGCGCGAACCCCGGAAAGCGTGGAACGACCACGGTCGAAGGGCATCCGGAGGGACAGATCGCGGCTCTCCGCGCGGGCGGCGGGGGAACCTGGCACCCGTTCTGCGGTACGGAGCAGGCCCGCTGAGCCGCGTTCACGAGGCAGCGGTTTTTTTGTAAAGCGTTGCCTCGGCGCCACTTTCACGCTAGATTGCCTGGTTCCTTGCTCTCGTCCTCCGACCGCAACCCTTTGTCCCGCAACGGTATGACTGCTGCGTTCACGCATCCGCTCATCATCCAGGGCGGCATGGGGGTCGGGATCTCGAACTGGGTGCTCGCCAAGGCGGTCTCCATGCGGGGGCAGCTGGGCGTGGTGTCCGGGACGTGCATCGACACGGTCCTGGTGCGGCGGCTGCAGGACGGCGACGCGGGCGGGCACATGCGGCGCGCCATGGCCGACTTCCCGCTGCCGGAGGTGGTGGAGGACGTGCTCGACCGGTACTTCCGCCCGGAGGGGCGCGCGCCGGGCGAGCCGTACCGGGCCATCCCCATGTACCGGCAGGTGATGACCAAGGTGCGCGAGCAGCTCACCATGCTCGCCTCGTTCGTGGAGGTGTGGCTGGCCAAGGAGGGGCACGACGGCCTGGTGGGGGTGAACCTGCTCACCAAGGTGCAGATGCCCAACCTGGCCACCCTGTACGGAGCCATGCTGGCCAAGGTCGACTACGTGCTGATGGGCGCCGGAATCCCCAAGGAGATCCCCGGCGTGCTGGACCGCTTCGCGGCGCACGAGCCGGCGCAGATCAAGTTCGAGGTGGAGGGGCTGGGGCGCGACGAGACCGAGTACCTCACCTTCGACCCGCGCGCTCACTTCGCCGAGGCGCAGGACGCGCCGCGGCCGTTCTTCCTTCCCATCATCGCCTCCAACTCGCTGGCCACCATGCTGGCGCGCAAGGCCACGGGCCGGGTGGACGGCTTCGTCATCGAGGCGCCCACGGCGGGCGGCCACAACGCCCCGCCGCGCGGCGACCTGGTGCTCAACGAGCGCGGCGAGCCGGTGTACGGCGAGCGCGACCTGGTGGACCTGGAGAAGATGAAGGAGCACGGGCTCCCCTTCTGGCTGGCCGGCGGCTCGGGGAGCCCCGAGAAGCTGCAGGAGGCGCTGGAGGCCGGCGCCGCGGGGATCCAGGTGGGCACCCTCTTCGCCTACTCCGACGAGTCGGGGCTGGCGCCCAGCCTCAAGCGCGACGTGATCCGCCAGGCGCAGGACGACTCGATCGACGTCCTCACCGACGGCCGCGCCAGTCCCACGGGCTTCCCCTTCAAGGTGGTGCAGCTCGAGGGCACCGTCTCGCAGCTTCCCGTCTACCAGCAGCGCGAGCGCGTGTGCGACCTGGGGTACCTGCGCACCGCCTTCAAGCGCGCCGACGGGCGCATCGACTACCGCTGCCCCGCCGAGCCGGTGGACACCTACGTGAAGAAGGGCGGCGACGCGGCCGACACGGTGGGGCGCAAGTGCCTGTGCAACGCGCTCTTCGCCACGCTGGGGATGGCCCAGGCGCGCGACGGCGGCGTCGAGGAGCCCCCGCTCATCACCAGCGGCGACGAGCTGAAGAACATCCGCCGCTTCATCGGCTCCGACCGTTCGGGCTACACCGCGGGCGAGGTGATCGACTACCTCCTCACCGGGCTGCGCCGCCTGGTGAGCCGCGACCCCGTCGAAGCGGCGGAGGCCCCCGCCCGGGCCTGACGCGCGGGATCTCCGCAGATGGAACGACCGGGCTCCGCGTTGCGCGGGGCCCGGTCGTGCTTGCGGGGCTTTGTTCGTGCAGCGAGGGCCTGAGCTGCATGTCTGTTGGTCCGTGGCTCCGAAGCGCGGAAGCGGTGTATCAGGCGCGCGCTCTACCCGGCGCCAGTGCTCCACCCAACCAGACGGATCGGAATGGAAGGCCAGTCGCTGGGGCTGTTCGTCGCCTTTTCCGCGGGGCTGCTCAGCTTCCTCTCGCCCTGCGTGCTCCCGCTGGTGCCGAGCTACGCCACGTTCATCACCGGGATGAGCCTGGACGAGCTGCAGGGCGCCGAGACCGCGCGCACCCGCCGCACCGTGCTCCTGCACGGCGTGCTCTTCGTGCTGGGCTTCACCTTCGTGTTCCTGGCGCTGGGCGCCAGCGCCAGCTTCCTGGGCGCGCTGATGAACTACGCCAGCCGCTGGGTGGAGCGCGTGGGCGGCGTGCTGCTCATCCTCTTCGGGCTCTACCTGCTGGGCGCGCTGCGGCTGCCCGGCGCGGGGCGCGAGTGGCGGATGCACCTGGCCGAGAAGCCGGTGGGCTACCTGGGCACCGTGCTGGTGGGGATCACCTTCGGCGCGGGGTGGACGCCGTGCATCGGGCCCGTGCTGGGCGGCATCCTCACCCTGGCCGCCACGCGCGACAGCATGGCGCAGGGGATCGGGCTCCTGGCCGTGTACTCGGCCGGCCTGGCGGTGCCGTTCCTCCTCTCCACGCTCCTGATCGAGCGCTTCCTCACCGGCTTCCGGCGGATCCGGCGCTGGCTGCCGTGGATCAACCGCATCAGCGGCGCCCTGCTGATCGCGCTGGGGCTCCTGATGCTCACCGGCTCGTTCTCGGCGCTCTCGGGGGTGATGGCGCGCTGGACGCCCGCCTGGCTCTCGGAGCGGCTCTGACCCGGCGCTCCGACCCCGCGCTGCTTGCGCCGCCGACACCTGCGGGGCAGATTCGTCGCGCTCCGGCGCCGTTTTCCCCCGACCCGAGCCGCTGAAAGGCCGATGCCCCAGACGATCCGCATCCTGCTGGTGGACGACCACGCCGTGCTGCGCGCGGGGCTGCGCGCGCTGCTGGAGGCCGAGCCCGGCTTCCTGGTGGTCGGCGAGGCGTCCACGGGCGAGGAGGGGGTGATGAAGGCCGGGCAGCTGCGCCCGCACGTGGTGCTGATGGACCTGTCGATGCCGGGGATGGGCGGGCTGGAGGCGGTCAGGCAGATCTCGGCGCTCGGGCAGGACATCCGCACCCTGGTGCTCACCATGCACGGCGAGGAGGAGCACCTGCTCCCGGTGCTGGAGGCGGGCGGCTCGGGGTACGTCAACAAGAAGAGCGCCGACGAGGAGCTGATCGAGGCGATCAAGACGGTGGCCTCGGGCGACGTCTTCCTCTACCCGAGCGGCGCCAAGCTGCTGCTGCGCGGCCTCAAGCAGAAGGCCGAGCCGGGCGGGGAGGACCCGCTGGAGAGGCTCACCGACCGCGAGCGCGAGGTGCTGGCCTTCACGGTGGAGGGGTTCAGCTCCAGCGAGATCGGGAAGAAGCTGTTCATCAGCCCCAAGACGGTGGACACCTACCGCGCGCGGATCATGGAGAAGCTCGACCTCCACCACCGCAGCGAGCTGGTGCGCTTCGCGCTGAGGACGGGGCTGCTGAAGGCGGAATGAAACCGCAGGGGACAGGTTACAGGGTACAGGGGACGGCCTGCCCGCTTCGGCGCGGTTGCGGGCTGTCCCCTGTCCCCTGTCCCCCATAACCCGAGGGGTCGAACGTGAATCGCAGGGTCGTGGTCACCGGGATCGGGATGGTCACTCCGCTGGGGAACGGCGCGGAGGAGACCTGGAGGAACGTGCTGGCCGGGAAGTCGGGGACCGGGCCGCTCACCAGGTTCCAGCTGGAGGGGCTGCCCCCCGAGGTGTGCGTGGCGGCCGAGGTGAAGGACTTCGACCCCGAGCCGGTGATCGAGCGGCGCGAGGCGAAGCGGATGGACACCTTCATCCAGTACGCGCTGGTGGCCGCGGACGAGGCGCTGAGAAACGCCGGCCTCGGCGGGCTGGGGCCGGTGCCCGACCCCGAGAACACGGGGACCATCATCGGTTCGGGGATGGGCGGGATCGCCAACATCATGGAGACGCGCACCCTGATGGACGCCTCGGGGCCGCGGCGCGTCTCGCCGTTCTTCATCCCCGCCAGCATCATCAACCTGGCCGCGGGGCAGGTGGCCATGCGCACCGGCGCGGCGGGGCCCAGCTACGCCCCCGTCTCGGCGTGCGCCAGCAGCAACCACGCGATCGGCGAGGCGTTCCACGCCATCCAGCGCGGCGACGCCGACATGATGATCGCCGGGGGCACCGAGGCGTGCGTGACGGCCATCTCCTTCGCCG
Above is a window of Longimicrobium sp. DNA encoding:
- a CDS encoding nitronate monooxygenase, producing the protein MTAAFTHPLIIQGGMGVGISNWVLAKAVSMRGQLGVVSGTCIDTVLVRRLQDGDAGGHMRRAMADFPLPEVVEDVLDRYFRPEGRAPGEPYRAIPMYRQVMTKVREQLTMLASFVEVWLAKEGHDGLVGVNLLTKVQMPNLATLYGAMLAKVDYVLMGAGIPKEIPGVLDRFAAHEPAQIKFEVEGLGRDETEYLTFDPRAHFAEAQDAPRPFFLPIIASNSLATMLARKATGRVDGFVIEAPTAGGHNAPPRGDLVLNERGEPVYGERDLVDLEKMKEHGLPFWLAGGSGSPEKLQEALEAGAAGIQVGTLFAYSDESGLAPSLKRDVIRQAQDDSIDVLTDGRASPTGFPFKVVQLEGTVSQLPVYQQRERVCDLGYLRTAFKRADGRIDYRCPAEPVDTYVKKGGDAADTVGRKCLCNALFATLGMAQARDGGVEEPPLITSGDELKNIRRFIGSDRSGYTAGEVIDYLLTGLRRLVSRDPVEAAEAPARA
- a CDS encoding cytochrome c biogenesis protein CcdA; this translates as MEGQSLGLFVAFSAGLLSFLSPCVLPLVPSYATFITGMSLDELQGAETARTRRTVLLHGVLFVLGFTFVFLALGASASFLGALMNYASRWVERVGGVLLILFGLYLLGALRLPGAGREWRMHLAEKPVGYLGTVLVGITFGAGWTPCIGPVLGGILTLAATRDSMAQGIGLLAVYSAGLAVPFLLSTLLIERFLTGFRRIRRWLPWINRISGALLIALGLLMLTGSFSALSGVMARWTPAWLSERL
- a CDS encoding response regulator transcription factor, whose protein sequence is MPQTIRILLVDDHAVLRAGLRALLEAEPGFLVVGEASTGEEGVMKAGQLRPHVVLMDLSMPGMGGLEAVRQISALGQDIRTLVLTMHGEEEHLLPVLEAGGSGYVNKKSADEELIEAIKTVASGDVFLYPSGAKLLLRGLKQKAEPGGEDPLERLTDREREVLAFTVEGFSSSEIGKKLFISPKTVDTYRARIMEKLDLHHRSELVRFALRTGLLKAE